The Caretta caretta isolate rCarCar2 chromosome 15, rCarCar1.hap1, whole genome shotgun sequence genome window below encodes:
- the HIC2 gene encoding hypermethylated in cancer 2 protein, producing MELPNHAKQLLLQLNQQRAKGFLCDVIIVVENALFRAHKNILAASSMYFKSLVLHDNLINLDTDMVNPTVFRQILDFIYTGKLLTTDQPGEQNFNALLTAASYLQLHDLAALCRKKLKRNGRSFTGRAGGPSVGRPPRSQRLSTTSVIQTRYSGSTEGMKGSHSKELPKGKVSDDEIFISSSNQENSHSLSRGASKNGGSANGSSGDQELGLDLSKKSPSLPVAASQDDTQHSESQHGSPQSASAPAANSASSFDESAAGAPQSAADSSEPMEMDMNEESHSLAESGQRKSLRHSARKKEWIKKDNAFDRKEGGKGGEEGEGLPNGILVGPLSKSAERNLSNAYGPEQAFQCKEEIENGKEMSDDSGQSECESGGHTSANYVYRQEGFEPVAYGDNLYVCIPCGKGFPSSEQLNAHVETHTEEDLYIKEEGTYGDKEEAEDLSNPNQPYAAESRPFKCSVCEKSYKDPATLRQHEKTHWLTRPFPCNICGKMFTQRGTMTRHMRSHLGLKPFACEECGMRFTRQYRLTEHMRVHSGEKPYECQLCGGKFTQQRNLISHLRMHTSPT from the coding sequence ATGGAACTGCCAAATCATGCCAAACAACTGCTACTGCAGCTGAACCAGCAACGAGCCAAAGGTTTCCTCTGTGATGTGATTATTGTGGTAGAAAATGCCCTGTTTCGTGCCCACAAGAACATCCTGGCAGCCAGCAGCATGTATTTCAAATCCCTCGTCCTGCATGACAACCTGATTAACTTAGACACGGACATGGTGAACCCCACCGTGTTCCGACAGATCTTGGACTTTATTTATACTGGGAAGCTCTTAACGACTGACCAGCCCGGTGAACAGAACTTTAATGCTCTCCTCACCGCAGCAAGCTACCTCCAACTGCACGACCTGGCAGCTCTCTGCAGGAAGAAGCTGAAGCGGAATGGGAGGTCTTTCACTGGCAGGGCCGGCGGCCCCAGTGTCGGGAGACCCCCCAGGAGTCAGAGGCTTTCTACCACTTCAGTCATCCAAACTCGTTATTCAGGGTCAACTGAGGGCATGAAGGGCTCACACTCAAAGGAGCTGCCAAAGGGAAAGGTCTCTGACGATGAGATCTTCATCAGCAGCTCTAACCAAGAGAACTCTCACTCCTTAAGCAGGGGAGCCAGCAAGAACGGCGGCAGTGCAAATGGAAGCAGCGGCGACCAGGAGCTCGGCCTCGACCTGTCCAAAAAAAGCCCGTCGCTCCCCGTGGCAGCCTCCcaggacgacacacagcacagtGAAAGCCAGCACGGCTCTCCCCAATCTGCCTCAGCCCCCGCAGCCAACAGTGCCTCATCATTCGACGAGTCTGCAGCCGGAGCCCCCCAGAGTGCAGCAGACAGCAGCGAGCCCATGGAGATGGACATGAACGAGGAGAGCCACTCCCTGGCGGAGAGCGGCCAGCGCAAGAGCCTCCGGCACTCGGCGCGCAAGAAGGAGTGGATCAAGAAAGACAATGCTTTTGACCGGAAAGAGGGGGGCAAAGGTGGCGAGGAAGGCGAGGGGCTACCCAATGGCATCCTGGTGGGTCCCTTGTCCAAGTCGGCCGAGCGGAACCTGAGCAACGCCTATGGCCCGGAGCAGGCATTCCAGTGTAAAGAGGAGATAGAAAACGGCAAGGAGATGAGCGATGACAGTGGACAGAGCGAGTGTGAGAGTGGGGGGCACACCAGCGCCAACTACGTCTACCGGCAGGAGGGGTTTGAGCCTGTGGCCTACGGTGACAACCTGTATGTCTGCATCCCCTGTGGCAAGGGCTTCCCCAGCTCCGAGCAGCTCAACGCCCACGTAGAGACGCACACTGAGGAAGACCTCTACATCAAGGAGGAAGGCACATATGGCGACAAAGAGGAAGCTGAGGATTTGTCCAACCCTAACCAGCCCTATGCTGCAGAATCCCGGCCCTTTAAGTGTTCAGTATGCGAGAAGAGCTACAAGGATCCAGCCACTCTGCGGCAGCATGAGAAGACTCACTGGCTGACACGGCCCTTCCCTTGCAACATCTGCGGCAAGATGTTCACACAGCGGGGCACCATGACACGGCACATGCGCAGCCATTTAGGGCTCAAGCCCTTTGCTTGCGAGGAATGCGGGATGCGCTTTACCCGGCAGTACCGACTGACAGAGCATATGCGTGTCCACTCAGGAGAAAAACCCTACGAATGTCAACTGTGTGGTGGGAAATTCACCCAGCAGCGCAATCTGATCAGCCACCTGCGAATGCATACCTCTCCCACATAA